One stretch of Punica granatum isolate Tunisia-2019 chromosome 5, ASM765513v2, whole genome shotgun sequence DNA includes these proteins:
- the LOC116209035 gene encoding zinc finger A20 and AN1 domain-containing stress-associated protein 9-like, which produces MCSSCYNDFLRGKIAKSSVQISDSSAAVAASDDDLKACPNKLSMMEGTTTPHSLHEDLASECNTQKPIKNKCRTCSKRVGLLGFQCRCGDLFCRMHWYPEEHACKVDFKTSARKTLAKQNPACIADRMQYRV; this is translated from the coding sequence ATGTGTTCCAGTTGTTACAATGATTTCCTCCGTGGAAAGATTGCCAAGTCTTCCGTGCAAATATCGGATTCATCCGCTGCTGTTGCTGCTTCAGATGATGATCTGAAAGCATGCCCGAATAAACTGTCAATGATGGAAGGAACTACAACCCCGCATAGTCTGCATGAAGATTTGGCTTCTGAATGCAACACTCAAAAACCGATCAAGAACAAGTGCAGAACTTGCAGTAAGCGAGTCGGACTTTTGGGGTTCCAGTGCCGGTGTGGGGACCTCTTCTGCAGGATGCACTGGTATCCTGAAGAACATGCGTGCAAGGTTGATTTTAAGACCAGCGCCCGCAAAACTCTAGCCAAGCAAAATCCCGCATGCATCGCTGACCGAATGCAGTATAGGGTCTGA